A single genomic interval of Gouania willdenowi chromosome 22, fGouWil2.1, whole genome shotgun sequence harbors:
- the prph2la gene encoding photoreceptor outer segment membrane glycoprotein 2: MAVLKVKFTKTRRDKLAQVLWILNWISVVTGVLLFCLGLFLKVEINKREELMAGRDVQYVPNMLIAVGLLACAINFLGGKICYDCVDTNKFLRWKLIILPYIICTFFFTFCVLVGAVMCYSMHGELEEALNVGLSDALKFYKDTDTPGRCFLKRTVDMLQIHFQCCGNSGYKDWFQIQWISNRYLDMSQKEVVDRLRSNVEGKYLMDGVPFSCCNVNSPRPCIQQQINNNSAHFNYEHQTEELNLWMRGCRQALLEYYTHIMQSIGLTVLIAWLFELSVLTGVRYLQTALENVLRQGDPDSESDGWLLENSLMETARTNLNIIKSLGKNNHIHTANNGDPNIDVPSTSKARYGPDNVPLKEVTESS, from the exons ATGGCGGTTCTAAAAGTCAAGTTCACAAAGACCAGAAGAGATAAGTTGGCCCAGGTGTTGTGGATCCTTAACTGGATCTCAGTGGTCACGGGGGTCCTTCTCTTCTGTTTGGGTCTTTTTCTCAAAGTGGAGATCAACAAGCGAGAGGAGCTGATGGCTGGTAGGGACGTCCAGTACGTCCCCAACATGCTCATAGCTGTGGGACTCCTGGCATGTGCCATCAACTTCCTGGGCGGGAAGATCTGCTACGACTGCGTGGACACCAACAAGTTCCTGCGCTGGAAGCTGATCATCCTTCCCTACATCATCTGCACCTTCTTCTTCACGTTCTGTGTGCTGGTGGGAGCCGTGATGTGCTACAGTATGCACGGGGAGCTGGAGGAGGCCCTGAACGTTGGTCTGAGTGATGCTCTCAAGTTTTATAAAGACACAGACACACCCGGGCGCTGTTTTCTAAAGCGCACCGTGGACATGCTGCAGATACACTTCCAGTGCTGTGGGAATAGTGGCTATAAAGACTGGTTTCAAATCCAGTGGATAAGTAACCGCTACCTGGACATGTCTCAGAAGGAGGTGGTGGA TCGACTGAGGAGTAACGTGGAGGGAAAGTATCTGATGGATGGGGTTCCTTTCAGCTGCTGCAACGTTAACTCGCCTCGGCCTTGCATCCAGCAGCAGATCAACAACAACTCTGCACACTTTAACTACGAGCATCAGACCGAGGAGCTGAACCTGTGGATGAGGGGCTGTCGACAGGCTCTGCTGGAATACTACACCCACATCATGCAGTCCATTGGCCTCACAGTGCTCATCGCCTGGCTGTTTGAG CTGTCAGTGCTGACGGGGGTCCGGTACCTCCAGACTGCTCTGGAGAACGTGCTGAGACAAGGAGACCCTGACTCTGAGTCTGATGGATGGCTGCTGGAAAACAGCTTGATGGAAACTGCTCGCACCAACCTGAACATCATCAAGAGCCTGGGCAAAAACAACCACATACACACGGCCAACAATGGAGACCCCAACATAGATGTCCCTTCCACCTCCAAAGCACGCTATGGGCCAGATAATG